The following are encoded in a window of Nitrospinota bacterium genomic DNA:
- the asnB gene encoding asparagine synthase (glutamine-hydrolyzing) translates to MCGIAGFIDLSGAATADAMGHTAAGMADSIRHRGPDDSGAWVDDAAGVALSHRRLSILDLSESGHQPMVSASGRSVIVFNGEVYNFAEVRAILEKDTGPVKWRGHSDTEILLEAVERWGVEKTLGLVNGMFAFALWDKVARTLALARDRMGKKPLYYGWNGGVFMFASELKAMRRHPAFAGKVSRGAVSLLLRHNYIPSPHSIYEGIYKIPPACLLTVDMPLAAGGPFSPYADADTAACPKRFWDLRGLMERGSRRPVNVTMDEAVDRLDEILRDATRLRTLADVPVGAFLSGGIDSATVVAIMQAQSQRPVKTFTIGAREKEHDEAHHAKAVAEALGTDHTELYVTPDQVMPVLEEMADICDEPISDAALANTYIVSGLARKEVTVCLTGDGGDEMFSGYPRYNTANWYYNQWQPKVDPIPNPARRALAAALKAVSKEAWDSIYSAVKPMIPKSRRWDSAGDKLHELARILPYVEPERFYGMIYHWGNADQIVIGAENLSTVISDPSQWLVSPDKVARMVYLDIASRLPDSILAKVDRVTMRTSLEARSPILDYRVMEFSASLPTELKIEGWTGKVVLRNLLYRYVPKGIVDRPKKGFSMPISQWLRGPLRDWAEDLLSEKRLREEGFFDPAPIRAKLAEHVTGKAQWHYQLWTALMFQAWLNGAK, encoded by the coding sequence ATGTGCGGAATAGCAGGTTTCATAGACCTTTCCGGGGCCGCTACTGCCGATGCGATGGGGCATACCGCCGCCGGCATGGCCGATTCCATACGTCACCGCGGTCCCGACGATTCCGGCGCGTGGGTGGACGATGCGGCCGGCGTGGCGCTTTCGCACAGGCGCCTTTCCATCCTCGACCTTTCCGAAAGCGGGCATCAGCCTATGGTGTCGGCCAGCGGGAGGTCGGTGATCGTGTTCAACGGCGAGGTGTACAATTTCGCCGAAGTGCGCGCGATTCTTGAGAAGGACACAGGCCCGGTGAAGTGGAGAGGCCATTCCGACACCGAGATACTGCTGGAGGCGGTGGAGCGGTGGGGGGTGGAAAAGACCCTCGGTTTGGTCAATGGCATGTTCGCCTTCGCCTTGTGGGACAAGGTGGCGCGGACTCTTGCTCTGGCCCGCGACAGGATGGGAAAAAAGCCGCTTTACTACGGATGGAACGGCGGAGTGTTCATGTTCGCCTCGGAACTAAAGGCGATGCGTCGCCATCCCGCCTTTGCGGGAAAGGTAAGCCGAGGAGCCGTCTCCCTGCTTTTGCGCCACAATTACATACCGTCGCCCCACTCTATTTACGAAGGGATATACAAAATTCCTCCCGCCTGCTTGCTGACGGTGGACATGCCGCTGGCGGCCGGTGGGCCGTTCTCGCCATACGCGGACGCGGACACGGCGGCCTGTCCCAAAAGATTCTGGGATCTGCGCGGCCTGATGGAGCGCGGCTCGCGCCGGCCTGTGAATGTCACGATGGACGAGGCGGTGGACAGGCTCGACGAGATATTACGGGACGCGACCCGTCTGCGGACCCTGGCCGACGTGCCCGTTGGCGCGTTCCTTTCGGGCGGGATAGATTCCGCCACGGTGGTTGCCATAATGCAGGCGCAAAGCCAGCGGCCGGTGAAAACATTCACCATCGGCGCGCGGGAAAAGGAGCACGACGAGGCGCATCACGCAAAGGCGGTGGCAGAGGCGCTGGGGACGGACCATACGGAGCTTTACGTCACCCCGGACCAGGTCATGCCCGTTCTTGAGGAAATGGCGGACATATGCGACGAGCCCATTTCGGACGCCGCGCTGGCCAACACTTACATCGTCTCCGGCCTTGCCAGAAAAGAGGTGACAGTGTGCCTCACAGGTGACGGAGGGGACGAGATGTTCTCCGGATATCCCCGGTACAACACCGCCAACTGGTATTACAACCAATGGCAGCCCAAGGTGGATCCGATCCCGAATCCCGCCCGGCGGGCTCTGGCGGCGGCCCTGAAGGCTGTTTCAAAAGAGGCCTGGGACTCCATATATTCCGCCGTAAAGCCGATGATCCCGAAGTCGCGGCGATGGGACAGCGCCGGGGACAAGCTCCATGAGCTCGCAAGGATACTGCCATACGTCGAGCCGGAGCGGTTTTACGGAATGATATATCACTGGGGCAACGCGGACCAGATAGTCATCGGGGCGGAAAACCTTTCCACCGTGATTTCCGATCCTTCACAATGGCTCGTTTCGCCAGACAAGGTGGCGCGGATGGTATATCTGGACATCGCAAGCCGCCTGCCGGACTCCATACTGGCCAAGGTGGACCGTGTGACGATGAGGACAAGCCTGGAGGCGCGAAGCCCCATTCTCGATTACCGGGTGATGGAGTTTTCCGCTTCACTGCCCACGGAACTTAAGATCGAGGGGTGGACGGGCAAGGTTGTCCTGCGAAACCTGCTTTACAGGTATGTCCCCAAAGGGATAGTGGACAGGCCCAAGAAGGGCTTTTCAATGCCGATAAGCCAGTGGCTGCGCGGGCCGCTGCGCGATTGGGCCGAGGACCTGCTTTCCGAAAAGCGGTTGAGGGAAGAAGGATTTTTCGATCCCGCCCCCATCAGGGCGAAACTCGCGGAGCATGTGACAGGCAAGGCGCAATGGCACTATCAGTTGTGGACGGCGCTCATGTTTCAGGCGTGGCTAAACGGCGCGAAATAA
- a CDS encoding SGNH/GDSL hydrolase family protein produces the protein MTDKTARGGKAGKVILAMVIGAFCALLMAGAIEGVSYLYLKMKLGPNISRFKHNFIAPESNPGDGPILTAKRYFSFTRILAYMPNDNVAGLRTNKYGFISNRNDANDEYKDPKPADTIRIIFIGASAASGQGASSNEATIAAVLEKDLAKKIGGERKVEVINAAMGAYTMPMVAMALMNELIPAFWPDMIIILDGGTDALNYDTRAEDYYRQQIDRVSGINNFGKYIQKVQQGDFSLAQLLTMKYKVTPGKIDGYYLTEAIKVFKGKSELTLKPPAPQHELLDIVRGDIKFSIGAFLYYEAAARGVARENGIPLLHVLQPAIVFKKTLSARERDSLSLKEYETREVNSFISVFKTFFHKAGDAFRKIQEKEDPSAVRMADLSSLFENDQDEMFIDDVHYNDPANRRIGEALAPIALEMINKKKAAR, from the coding sequence ATGACAGACAAAACGGCCCGGGGCGGAAAAGCGGGCAAGGTGATCCTTGCGATGGTAATCGGGGCGTTCTGCGCATTGCTTATGGCGGGCGCCATCGAGGGCGTGTCGTATCTTTATTTGAAAATGAAACTTGGCCCCAATATAAGCAGGTTCAAACATAACTTCATAGCGCCGGAATCGAATCCGGGAGACGGGCCGATACTGACCGCAAAAAGATATTTCAGCTTCACGCGGATACTCGCGTATATGCCCAATGATAATGTGGCCGGCCTGCGGACAAACAAGTACGGCTTCATATCCAACCGCAACGACGCAAACGACGAGTACAAGGATCCCAAGCCGGCCGATACCATCCGCATAATATTCATAGGCGCTTCCGCCGCATCCGGCCAGGGGGCGTCTTCAAACGAGGCCACGATAGCGGCTGTCCTTGAAAAGGACCTCGCCAAAAAAATCGGCGGGGAGCGGAAAGTGGAGGTGATAAACGCGGCAATGGGGGCCTATACGATGCCGATGGTCGCCATGGCGTTGATGAACGAGCTGATACCGGCGTTCTGGCCGGACATGATAATCATCCTTGACGGCGGGACGGACGCGCTTAACTACGACACGCGCGCGGAGGACTATTACCGCCAGCAGATCGACAGGGTGAGCGGGATCAATAATTTCGGCAAATACATCCAGAAAGTCCAGCAGGGCGATTTTTCACTGGCGCAGCTTTTGACGATGAAATACAAGGTCACGCCGGGAAAGATCGACGGTTATTATTTGACGGAAGCGATCAAGGTGTTCAAGGGCAAAAGCGAGTTGACGTTAAAGCCGCCAGCGCCGCAACATGAATTGCTGGACATTGTCCGGGGCGACATCAAATTCAGCATAGGAGCCTTCCTTTACTACGAGGCCGCCGCAAGGGGGGTGGCCCGGGAAAACGGGATACCCTTGCTGCATGTTCTGCAGCCTGCGATAGTGTTTAAGAAAACGCTCTCGGCCAGGGAGCGCGACAGCCTTTCGCTAAAGGAGTATGAGACCAGGGAGGTGAACTCTTTCATATCAGTCTTTAAAACGTTCTTCCATAAAGCGGGGGACGCTTTCAGGAAAATTCAGGAGAAAGAGGATCCATCGGCGGTGAGGATGGCCGATTTGTCCAGCCTGTTCGAGAACGACCAGGACGAAATGTTCATTGACGACGTCCATTATAACGATCCGGCCAACAGGCGGATCGGCGAGGCCCTCGCGCCGATTGCGCTTGAGATGATAAACAAAAAAAAGGCCGCCCGCTGA